In the Sus scrofa isolate TJ Tabasco breed Duroc chromosome 7, Sscrofa11.1, whole genome shotgun sequence genome, one interval contains:
- the ISL2 gene encoding insulin gene enhancer protein ISL-2: MVDIIFHYPFLGTMGDHSKKKPGTAMCVGCGSQIHDQFILRVSPDLEWHAACLKCAECSQYLDETCTCFVRDGKTYCKRDYVRLFGIKCAKCQVGFSSSDLVMRARDSVYHIECFRCSVCSRQLLPGDEFSLREHELLCRADHGLLLERAAADSPRSPGPLPGPRGLHLPDPGSGRQPSLRPHVHKQTEKTTRVRTVLNEKQLHTLRTCYAANPRPDALMKEQLVEMTGLSPRVIRVWFQNKRCKDKKKSILMKQLQQQQHNDKTSLQGLTGTPLVAGSPIRHESAVQGSAVEVQTYQPPWKALSEFALQSDLDQPAFQQLVSFSESGSLGNSSGSDVTSLSSQLPDTPNSMVPSPVET, translated from the exons AGAAGCCCGGGACCGCCATGTGCGTGGGCTGCGGGAGTCAGATCCACGACCAGTTTATCCTGCGGGTGTCGCCTGACCTAGAGTGGCACGCCGCCTGCCTCAAGTGCGCCGAGTGCAGCCAGTACCTGGACGAGACGTGCACGTGCTTCGTGAGAGACGGGAAGACCTACTGCAAGCGGGACTACGTCAG GCTCTTCGGCATCAAGTGCGCCAAGTGCCAAGTGGGCTTCAGCAGCAGCGATCTGGTGATGCGGGCACGGGACAGCGTGTACCACATAGAATGTTTCCGCTGCTCGGTGTGCAGCCGTCAGCTGCTGCCCGGCGACGAGTTCTCGCTGCGGGAGCACGAGCTGCTCTGCCGCGCTGACCATGGCCTTCTGCTGGAGCGCGCGGCGGCCGACAGCCCGCGCAGCCCCGGCCCGCTCCCCGGACCCCGCGGCCTGCATCTGCCAG ACCCGGGGTCGGGCCGGCAGCCTTCGCTGCGCCCACACGTGCACAAACAAACAGAGAAGACAACCCGCGTGCGGACTGTGCTCAACGAGAAGCAACTGCACACTCTGCGGACCTGCTACGCCGCCAACCCGCGGCCCGACGCGCTCATGAAGGAGCAGCTGGTGGAGATGACCGGCCTGAGCCCGCGGGTCATCCGCGTCTGGTTCCAGAACAAGCGTTGCAAGGACAAGAAGAAATCTATCCTCAtgaagcagctgcagcagcagcagcataacGACAAGACG agcctccagggACTGACCGGGACGCCCCTGGTGGCGGGCAGCCCCATCCGTCACGAGAGCGCCGTGCAGGGCAGCGCAGTCGAGGTGCAGACGTACCAGCCGCCCTGGAAAGCGCTCAGTGAGTTCGCCCTCCAGAGTGACCTGGACCAACCCGCCTTCCAGCAGCTG GTTTCCTTCTCCGAGTCTGGCTCCCTAGGCAACTCCTCTGGCAGCGATGTGACCTCCCTGTCCTCGCAGCTCCCGGATACCCCCAACAGCATGGTGCCGAGTCCCGTGGAGACGTGA